CTATTAAGGTGAACATCACGCCTGAGGTTGATAAAGAACTTAAAAAACTTTTCGCTTATTAGGAAGAGCCGCTTGCTGATCAAGAATTGCTTTTTGTCTGTTTTGTTGTTTTTGTTTGGATTTGCGAATTTTTCGCTAGCTACTCCTTTGGAACTCAAACGCGGCGAAAATTATTTTGTAATCGGCGTCGGGGAATACGATTACCTTCCCCACACGGGCTTTGTGAAAGGGCGCTTTGCCGGATTCGGCGAAGCTGTCCTTACCGCCTTTGCAAAAGCCAAGGGATACACCTTTGAATATAAAGCAGTTTCTATTCCCCGCATGTTTAAGGTTTTTTTGGAAGATGCCACAGTCGACTTTATGTATCCCAATAATGAATACTGGGATGCGGAACACCAACGCAAAAAAGGAGTTCTTTTCAGCTCACCGGTGGTCACTTATGTCGACGGTATCGTTGTCCGTCCCGAAAATAAAAAAATTTCTTTAGCTCAGTTAAAATCCATTGGCATTATCAAAGGCTTTGACCCTATTCAGTACAAAGATTTGGTCAAAGAAAAGAAAATTAAAATGTACGAACACAGTGACGTCGTAGCACTCCTAAAAATGGTACTCAACAAAAGAGTCCAAGGAGCTTATCTCAATCCTCTGGTCGCCGCCTATTATTTGAAAACCCACGTAAAGTCCGATGAGATGCTTGTTCTTGCCGACAAATTACCTTTCATCAACTCCTCTTATTATTTCTCGACAATCAAATATTCCAAGGTGCTCGAAGAGTTCGATGAGTTTCTAAAAAAAGAGCGTTCGTTCTTTCACAAACTCAAAATTCAGTATGGCGTTCAAGATCCTTTCCTCAAAGACCCTAAAAAATACACGCCTCCCCTTGTCTCTGAGGAGACATCTTTCGTCACCGATCCGTTGTTCGCGGAAAAATAAAAAACGCCGCTCACTCTTAAAATAGTTAGTATTCATTTTCTATCTTTTTTGAAATTCATGTTCCGTGGGCCTCGTCATTGCATATCTTTTATGTCTGTTATTTAACTGTTTATGTTAATTCACAGTTGTTAGCCTTGCGCATCACACAAGGAGATATTATGAAAGCCCTTTCGGCATTTTTAATTTTATGCGCCTCTATCCCTGCCGCGTACGCCACCAGCACAACAACTTGGGATCTCAACAACCAAGATGCCTACGGCTGCTATGCGCGCAATGGCATCTATTCGGACGGCGTTTGTATTGATGCTTCAGCCTCTGCACACGTGGCCGCTATTTTAAGTAATGGCATTCGCAAAGGCGGTGGCAATGAAAGCTCAGTGGGAGACACTGTCGTTGAAGGAGATGTCAAAGTCACAAAGGCTTACGACAATCCTCATTTTCGAGAAATCTTTATTTCTGTCAGCGCCATTCCTCGCGATGAAGTGTTGAACTACAACGAAAAGAATGAACAGAATTATCACAACTCCAATCGACTGCGTGCGGATGGATTTGTCGATCGTCCGTGGATCTTAGCTAACATCGGTGCCAACATCGCTGTCACAAATTCTCAGGACGTCACCGTTCTTGCAGGAAGTTTTCCGGCAAGTGGCTTGGATCCTTTGAAAGGAAAACCAAGTCGTTACTATATGACAGCCCCTTACGGCATCATGGTTCGTTACGACAAAGGGATTCAAATGAACTATCAATTGAAAGAAGAATTAGATCGCGTGATCCTGGCCTCTTTCAGTGTGATTGATGGTGATGGCCTTAAAGGCGAATCCAATATTGATCCTGCGGACTCGCGTGCCAACTCATATCCTTCTTATGCAGGTACGATGGAACTTCGAATCACCAATGCACTTCGCAAGGTTTTTGAAAAATCATCGCCGTACTTAAAGAATCACGATCTTTATATCGGCGTGACTGGAAGTCACGGAGACACGGGCAGCTATGCAGGCCAAAAAAGATCCCAAGACGATCTTACGACTTATTTGGGTTACATGTTCACTTCCAAATATGGACAAGCCGAAGTTCGCGTCTTCCGTTCTGACTTTAATCGCAACAAAGCCGGCAACGGTGACGGACGCCACGGCCCTCAAGTGGAATCAAGTGCTCACGGTGTTGAAGTTGCATATCGTGGGTTGGAGTCACGTCTTTGCTCTTGGGACTTTTATTTGAACAAACATATTTTTGAAAATAACAGCCAAGATCCCGATGGAGAATTCACTTACGACAACGTTCGTGGCGTGAAAGGTTGGACTGCGGGAACGAGCTGCCGCAACTTTTGGGGCGTTGATAATTTGGATGTCGGTTTTGAATATGGAAACGTTGAATTAAAGAGCGCACCAGGAACAAAACTTTCTGGCGCTTATCCTCTAACCTCAAATTTATTCAATCTGACGTTCACGTATCGCTTTGGTTTGCACAAAGCTTATAGAAAATAAGCAGCGACAAATGACAAATGTATTTACCAAAGACCGGGAGAAAACGCTGAATTTATGCCTTTATAGAGAAGGTATTTGAGACAGAGTTTTCTCATATAAATGTTGATGCCTTTTGGCACCCAGTGGTTTCTTTTTTGAAGTTTGGGTTATACTGAGTTCGTAGAGAGAAACAAGAGATTCAGAAAAAGCGGAAAGATAGAAACGAGCTCTCAGGAAGATAGAAAGCGATGCTTAAGAGAAGTCTTAGATTCGCAATGTTTAGATTCTATGAGAGTCGTCCGAGACGGGACTTGATCGAATGATTGAGCCCCGTTTCCATTTTTAGATTAATGTTCTAATGCGACAGGAAGAAAGTTCGTGGGAGAAGAAGCGGTTGCCGCCTTCTCTTTTCCAGTCTCCAACTTCACAAGTGAACCGATGATGTCTTGCAACTTTTCAAACGGCTGTAAATTCGGCGGAAGATTTTCTTTAAGCTCCATTGTCAACACGGGTGTTTTTCTTTCAAGCCACATGTAGCGTCCCAAGCTGCCCGGATAATTTCCCAAAGATTTCCATGGAAGATAATCAAATTTTGGTGGCGGAGACACTTTCGGTCCGTCGAAATCCAAAACCTTTAAAGGCGTATGCACTGAAACTACGAAATCCGGTTGGAAATCTTCTAAATGGTGAAGAGCGCATTTTGTTTCAGGTTCACTCGCCGCTTCCGCACCAGGGAAACGACGTGGATTCGATTTTGTTGTGCGCTTCCAGTTTTCAATCGCTCCTGTCGTCCAATCTTTTGTTGGGAAGTTGCGATTGATATCAATCTTGTTCGCATTCGTGCGAGTTTTGTATTTCACACCGTCAGGATTTAAAACCGGAATCACGCGCCATGAGTTGCGTGGATCAATGCCCTCAAGACGCTCCATCCAATAACGCCCCACAGTTCCCGCTGGAGTTTCATCTCCATGGATCAAGCTGAATACCAAAACTTTTTTCGCACCTGGAGTCGCAGAGATTTTATCGTAGTGATAAATAGGCCGTCCCTCTGCACTGACACAGATGGAATCGACTTTTACTTTTTCACAAGCTTGTTTGAGCATTTTGTCATCCCAAACACCCGGAAACTTTTTTAGATCGTTCAAGCAGTCTTGTGGAACATTAGAAAAATCGGCTCGCGCCGATACGACTGACAAAAACATCAGACTTAATATTAATGTTTTCATATACCCCGTCTTCACATCCCTATTATCCCAGGTCTTTTGCAACTCTCAAGATGAGAAAAGAGCGATTCCTGCATTTTCTCTGCCCCAAGCTGAGAATCCTTACAAACTGACTAAAGTCTTAATGCCTTTCGTCCGTAATGTAAAGGGTGTGACCAATAGGACTCAGTGGGAGGATGTATGATGAACCGTGGTAGTTTTAGTTTCGTAGCGATGCTAGTGATAAATCCCATCGTGATACTGTTTTATCAGAATTGCTCGATGACCCCGGTAAGTTATGCGAAAAATACAACACCACGTCCGGTCGTATCAAGACAGATCGCCTCGGAGGCAAAGCCTGTTGTTGCAGAGGTTGAAAAGCCCGCTTGCCCTGAGAACAAAAAAGAATGTGCTAAAGCGGAATAATTAGATATTCATCTTGTGAATATCTGAATTCTTTCTATGCCTTTTACTTATCATAGGGTCCCTTGCTAGAACTGACTTAACGAAGCGTTAGTTCGAAACAAGGAGGCTTCTATGAAATCATTTATTCTTTCTCTTACATCCATCCTAGCTTTGGTAAGCTCTCCGGCTCATGCATTTATCTCTTCCCAAGAAGAAACTCTTCTTGTTGAAGCCATGAACCAAATCAATCCCGCGCAAGTGCATGTAGAGAATGTCCGCTGCTCTTTGCGCAATCGCATGTGCTTAGTCAAAATGGAAGTAGGGTCGCACCAGCGCCGTGCCGGTTGCATGATCGAGCGTATTAGTGATGTGGCAGATTTGTATACGGAGAACGTAGACAAGGCGACAGGAAAGACTGTTGTCTCTTTGTCGCCTTATACTCAGGATTCTTTAGATCGTTGTGTAAGCCAGGTTCTTTAATTTTATAGGAAGAGTTTTTTATTGGTAGAAAAACTCTTCCTTCACGATCTTGTCGTCTTTAACCGTGTAAAGACCGATCTCTTCCATCTTAGAGCGTTTGCCGGTTTTCTTGTGTGTGACGTC
This region of Bdellovibrio sp. BCCA genomic DNA includes:
- a CDS encoding M14 family zinc carboxypeptidase — its product is MKTLILSLMFLSVVSARADFSNVPQDCLNDLKKFPGVWDDKMLKQACEKVKVDSICVSAEGRPIYHYDKISATPGAKKVLVFSLIHGDETPAGTVGRYWMERLEGIDPRNSWRVIPVLNPDGVKYKTRTNANKIDINRNFPTKDWTTGAIENWKRTTKSNPRRFPGAEAASEPETKCALHHLEDFQPDFVVSVHTPLKVLDFDGPKVSPPPKFDYLPWKSLGNYPGSLGRYMWLERKTPVLTMELKENLPPNLQPFEKLQDIIGSLVKLETGKEKAATASSPTNFLPVALEH
- a CDS encoding substrate-binding periplasmic protein is translated as MSVLLFLFGFANFSLATPLELKRGENYFVIGVGEYDYLPHTGFVKGRFAGFGEAVLTAFAKAKGYTFEYKAVSIPRMFKVFLEDATVDFMYPNNEYWDAEHQRKKGVLFSSPVVTYVDGIVVRPENKKISLAQLKSIGIIKGFDPIQYKDLVKEKKIKMYEHSDVVALLKMVLNKRVQGAYLNPLVAAYYLKTHVKSDEMLVLADKLPFINSSYYFSTIKYSKVLEEFDEFLKKERSFFHKLKIQYGVQDPFLKDPKKYTPPLVSEETSFVTDPLFAEK